In Drosophila innubila isolate TH190305 chromosome 2R unlocalized genomic scaffold, UK_Dinn_1.0 1_C_2R, whole genome shotgun sequence, the following are encoded in one genomic region:
- the LOC117783691 gene encoding putative fatty acyl-CoA reductase CG5065 yields the protein MTAKPNFDFEKEGSLTIGHVDEDEVDRIAASFKGRSLFITGGTGFLGKVLVEKLLRSCGELKRIYLLIRPKKGKDPQERIKDIFQNVLFDQVKQLRGEKQILEQVVAIAGDVLLPGLGISEQDLETLRNEVSIVYHCAATVRFDEPLRNAVFMNTRGTMYMLKLAGTLNQLEFFAYCSTAYCHLHVKTLYEKPYDPPANPHQVIQACEWLTDEEVSLIERKILGDIPNTYAYTKSLAEALVVEKFNELPAVILRPSIVIPIWKEPIPGWTDNINGPTGLLIGAGKGVIRTMYCNSSGYGDFLPVDIAVNGILVASWRNITAGTDSTNRVAHMTSSNDIKVSWAEIIELGRWVIENKVPLNGVAWYPGGSMKSNYWVHFICMVLFQWLPALFVDALLILLRYPPVLCRVQNRIYKGFEVFEYYANNVWSFDNSEAVKLRKLMNNKERKTYVIEKIDLDLIDYFTNSVLCARRLILKESDESIPSARRHMKVMWVVDKVYKGIWLFGILYMLYRCFFAS from the exons ATGACAGCTAAACCGAATTTCGATTTTGAGAAGGAGGGCTCATTGACCATAGGACATGTGGATGAGGATGAAGTGGATCGCATTGCGGCCAGCTTCAAGGGACGCTCCCTGTTCATCACGGGCGGAACGGGCTTTCTTGGCAAGGTGCTGGTTGAGAAGCTGCTGCG GTCGTGTGGGGAACTAAAGCGTATTTATCTGCTCATTCGACCCAAGAAGGGCAAGGATCCACAGGAGCGCATTAAGGATATATTTCAGAATGTG TTATTCGACCAGGTTAAACAGTTGCGTGGCGAGAAGCAAATCCTGGAGCAGGTGGTGGCCATTGCGGGAGATGTGCTGCTGCCGGGCTTAGGGATCTCAGAGCAGGATCTGGAGACGCTGCGCAATGAGGTCTCTATTGTGTATCACTGCGCTGCAACAGTTCG CTTTGATGAGCCACTTCGTAATGCCGTATTCATGAATACCCGTGGCACTATGTACATGCTGAAATTGGCGGGCACACTGAATCAATTGGAATTCTTTGCCTACTGCTCCACGGCCTATTGCCACCTGCATGTGAAGACGCTGTACGAGAAGCCCTACGATCCACCAGCAAATCCGCATCAAGTGATCCAGGCATGCGAGTGGCTAACCGATGAAGAGGTCTCCCTCATTGAGCGTAAGATTTTGGGGGATATACCGAATACCTATGCGTATACCAAGTCCCTGGCCGAGGCCCTGGTCGTGGAGAAGTTCAACGAGTTGCCTGCGGTTATATTGCGTCCGTCTATAGTTATACCCATTTGGAAGGAGCCCATTCCTGGTTGGACGGACAACATTAATGGACCCACTGGTTTGCTCATTGGTGCCGGCAAAGGTGTTATACGCACCATGTATTGCAATTCTTCCGGATATGGTGACTTCCTGCCCGTGGACATTGCGGTGAATGGCATTTTGGTAGCCAGTTGGCGTAACATCACAGCAGGAACGGACAGCACAAATCGTGTGGCGCACATGACCTCGTCCAATGACATAAAGGTCTCCTGGGCGGAGATCATTGAGCTGGGCCGTTGGGTTATTGAGAACAAGGTGCCTCTAAACGGCGTAGCCTGGTATCCTGGTGGTTCCATGAAGTCCAACTATTGGGTGCACTTCATCTGCATGGTACTCTTCCAATGGCTACCAGCCTTGTTTGTCGATGCTCTTCTCATACTCCTACGTTATCCTCCTGT ACTCTGCCGCGTCCAGAATCGTATTTATAAGGGTTTCGAAGTCTTTGAATATTATGCCAATAATGTCTGGAGCTTTGATAATTCTGAAGCCGTTAAATTACGCAAACTTATGAACAATAAGGAACGAAAAACCTATGTCATTGAGAAGATTGATTTGGATCTAATAGATTATTTTACAAACAGTGTGTTGTGTGCTCGTCGTTTGATTCTAAAAGAATCAGATGAGTCTATACCATCGGCCAGACGCCATATGAAAGT AATGTGGGTCGTGGACAAAGTGTACAAGGGCATTTGgttatttggaattttataCATGCTATACAGATGTTTTTTCGCCAGCTAA
- the LOC117783902 gene encoding cytochrome c oxidase subunit 7C, mitochondrial, producing the protein MLGRSSVIARNFSQSMVRYSGGHGGVPGENLPFSIQNKYRVTALFTIGCVLGFGSPFLIVRHQLLKK; encoded by the exons ATGTTGGGCCGCAGCAGTGTTATTGCACGCAATTTCTCGCAATCGATGGTGCGCTACAGTGGCGGCCATGGTGGTGTTCCCGGCGAG AATCTGCCGTTCAGCATCCAGAACAAATATAGGGTAACCGCTTTGTTCACCATCGGCTGTGTTTTGGGCTTTGGCTCCCCCTTCCTGATCGTCAGACATCAGCTGTTGAAGAAGTAA
- the LOC117783901 gene encoding uncharacterized protein LOC117783901 produces the protein MFRTRGEVRNIFSPIVRHMSEYPGGVPGLNMPFRKGMDSPLRFTIFWTILGTIGFGAPCLVLRHQMLRNASDPPPPESET, from the exons atgtttcgtACACGCGGCGAAGTACGCAATATATTTTCGCCAATAGTTCGTCATATGTCTGAATATCCTGGCGGAGTTCCAGGATTG AACATGCCCTTTCGTAAAGGAATGGATAGCCCCTTGCGGTTCACTATCTTTTGGACGATCCTTGGAACTATAGGATTTGGGGCTCCTTGTCTGGTTCTGCGGCATCAAATGCTGCGTAATGCCTCGGATCCGCC ACCTCCCGAAAGTGAGACGTAA